A window of the Cicer arietinum cultivar CDC Frontier isolate Library 1 chromosome 6, Cicar.CDCFrontier_v2.0, whole genome shotgun sequence genome harbors these coding sequences:
- the LOC101499411 gene encoding uncharacterized protein isoform X2 — MAHRQLMDSLTSHISLYHSQSPNSNPNPNPRISILRWFSSLSIHHRLSHLTILDSNFVQILLQMLSKLQSNGHGCFIILPDLLSRDPPFLPTVCFKKSHGLLSRIAESDIAGKLIFDSARLFESQEGEEASECSCSARRLDAVTFSEELVEDVDRFMEAMDQISGGGFLRGEEADLGEDWVELNWLKSKGYYGIEAFIANRIEVSMRLAWLNSCGGKKRGVKLKEKLNVVGVAANFYWRKKGCVDWWGNLDPVTRKKVFNTIIMKSAKALTYEILKVASSASEEEVWLYSRGTGVDKLLDYNCTASAQRTTRAFCDDTEFGKIITPVSFSKKPAELARAFNSLSVLQDITLMLTSSPNSEYDIGTLFFSSLRSVSTISDCILRKLRGFLMVISLDCTKSELLEEELDKSSSGKPKEKHGVSNRKKKGRTRNTKRQNPAPKTSVSGISCENLHKDIDRLVDSKKKTDLMRPREFPNIPLGKDISTGSSSSTVKMDHTQESNVGKPRTTSRRNRKEKNKNKNKTTLVDSAVEDSHKSGTDAASITITYEGEVATCDSSFDNSTIQNVKNNDSIGNDIVTSNSSLCSSVNGLTKENSSTRKVEKENVEDLAGSCNSSGSQCCLLSNERKTLSSELDTCEVECKATTPPEPALKHDSFCRNEDTCRTRTTGAAKADVKSTVYDKPIREVNVKEFGKLKERDRCLFESRNSAFSKCSPYEWPGIPSIYFPSFNSHLPPATDRLHLDVGRNWHNHFCHPFVPTLQQARNTPIEGGCSQILPRSIPMSFDWPPVFRGGVTPSPNCNYESGFMSRRQCTFSKGLAVHSMPVDGTTSDDERKYSGDILDLPDLINTHDLADEFDNLCVSEEEYDFHAVSGIDYNQYFGGGVMYWNPSDHPGKGFSRPPSLSSDDSLWALREADMNRTVDDMVAFSSSYSTNGLTSPTAATFCSPFDPVGTGPQTLGYVMSGNEVPGKVLHSSSVTDAAADDESSCSLGNNLPGETEGKAGDSHPYPILRPIIIPNLSRERSICVDHKSPCVPPTRREQPRIKRPPSPVVLCVPRAPRPPPPSPVSDSRKQRGFPTVRSGSSSPRHWGMRGWYHDGSNLEDGCLRMDGAEVVWPPSWRSKNLAVQPLIQPLPAALLQDRLIAMSQIARDQEHPDVAFPLQPPELRSCSATSTSLSLMHAMLHDEIDSFCKQVAAENMARRPYINWAVKRVTRSLQVLWPRSRTNVFGSNATGMALPTSDVDLVVCLPPVRNLEPIKEAGILEGRNGIKETCLQHAARYLANQEWVKNDSLKTVENTAIPIIMLVVEVPEDVITSSAPTLHSLKEESLCTTGEHVSKSVRVDISFKSSSHTGLQTTEMVKELTEQFPAATPLALVLKQFLADRSLDQSYSGGLSSYCLVLLIIRFLQHEHHLGRPINQNYGSILVDFLYFFGNVFDPRQMRISVQGSGLYIKRERGCSIDPIHIDDPLFPTNNVGRNCFRIHQCIKAFSEAYIVLENELALLNSDGESCSRPSYRLLPKIIPSLDVS; from the exons ATGGCTCACCGTCAACTCATGGACTCACTCACTTCCCACATCTCTCTCTACCATTCCCAATCCCCAAAttctaaccctaaccctaaccctagaATCTCCATTCTCAGATGGTTCTCCTCTCTATCAATTCACCACCGTCTCTCTCATCTCACCATTCTTGATTCTAATTTCGTCCAGATCCTCCTCCAAATGCTCTCCAAACTCCAATCCAACGGCCACGGTTGCTTCATCATCCTCCCCGATCTTCTCTCTCGCGATCCTCCCTTCCTTCCCACTGTCTGCTTCAAGAAATCACACGGCCTCCTTTCTCGAATCGCCGAATCAGACATCGCCGGTAAGTTAATATTTGATTCGGCTCGGCTTTTTGAGTCCCAGGAAGGGGAGGAGGCGTCGGAGTGTTCTTGTTCAGCGAGACGGCTTGATGCAGTGACGTTTTCTGAGGAACTTGTGGAGGATGTTGACAGATTTATGGAGGCGATGGATCAAATCTCTGGCGGCGGGTTTCTTAGAGGGGAAGAGGCTGATCTTGGAGAGGATTGGGTGGAATTGAATTGGTTGAAATCGAAGGGGTATTATGGGATTGAGGCTTTTATTGCGAATAGGATCGAGGTTTCGATGAGGCTGGCTTGGTTGAATAGTTGTGGTGGGAAAAAGAGAGGTGTGAAATTGAAGGAGAAGTTGAATGTGGTTGGGGTTGCTGCTAATTTTTATTGGAGGAAGAAGGGTTGTGTTGATTGGTGGGGGAATTTGGATCCTGTAACAAGGAAAAAGGTGTTCAACACTATCATTATGAAATCCGCGAAAGCTTTG ACGTATGAGATTTTGAAAGTGGCAAGCAGTGCCTCTGAAGAAGAGGTTTGGCTATACAGTAGAGGCACGGGAGTGGATAAACTACTTGACTATAATTGTACTGCATCTGCTCAAAGGACCACCCGAGCATTTTGTGATGATACAGAATTTGGAAAAATTATTACACCAGTCAGCTTTAGTAAAAAGCCTGCAGAGTTAGCTAGAGCCTTTAATTCGTTATCTGTGCTTCAAGACATTACATTAATGTTAACATCAAGTCCTAATAGTGAATATGATATAGGAACTCTTTTCTTTAGTTCGTTGCGTTCTGTCTCTACAATATCTGATTGTATATTACGAAAATTGAGAGGTTTTCTGATGGTTATTTCGCTTGACTGCACTAAATCTGAGCTATTAGAGGAGGAACTTGACAAATCCTCGTCGGGTAAACCTAAAGAAAAGCATGGTGTTTCTAACCGTAAAAAGAAGGGACGGACCCGCAATACTAAAAGGCAAAATCCTGCACCAAAGACATCTGTGAGTGGTATTTCATGTGAAAATCTTCATAAG GACATTGATCGTCTAGTGGACAGTAAAAAGAAGACTGATTTAATGAGACCCAGGGAATTTCCGAACATTCCACTGGGGAAGGATATTTCTACAGGGAGCTCGTCATCAACTGTAAAAATG GATCATACTCAGGAATCAAATGTTGGCAAACCTCGAACCACTTCaagaagaaatagaaaagagaaaaataaaaataaaaataaaaccacCCTTGTTGATAGTGCAGTTGAAGATTCTCATAAGTCGGGTACAGATGCTGCCTCTATCACTATTACTTATGAAGGTGAGGTGGCAACATGCGATAGTTCTTTTGATAATTCTACCATTCAaaatgtcaaaaacaacgattCAATCGGTAATGACATCGTTACTTCAAATTCAAGCCTTTGTAGTTCTGTTAATGGACTTACTAAGGAAAACAGCTCTACCAGGAAAGTTGAAAAAGAGAATGTTGAAGATCTTGCTGGAAGTTGCAATAGTTCAGGTTCTCAGTGTTGTTTATTGTCAAATGAAAGGAAAACATTATCCTCTGAATTAGATACTTGCGAGGTAGAGTGTAAAGCTACAACACCACCTGAACCTGCATTGAAGCATGATAGTTTCTGCAGGAATGAAGATACCTGTCGTACGAGAACAACAGGTGCTGCCAAAGCTGATGTAAAGTCAACTGTTTATGACAAACCAATTAGAGAGGTTAATGTAAAAGAGTTTGGCAAGTTGAAGGAGCGAGATAGATGCCTATTTGAAAGTAGAAATTCAGCTTTCTCAAAATGCAGTCCATATGAGTGGCCTGGTATACCTTCTATCTATTTTCCATCTTTTAACTCACATCTCCCTCCTGCAACAGACAGATTGCATCTGGATGTTGGGCGCAATTGGCATAATCACTTCTGCCACCCATTTGTTCCCACATTACAGCAAGCAAGAAATACACCAATTGAAGGTGGATGCAGTCAAATTCTGCCTCGTTCAATTCCTATGAGTTTTGACTGGCCTCCAGTTTTTCGCGGTGGTGTGACTCCATCACCAAATTGTAATTATGAATCTGGTTTTATGTCTAGGCGGCAATGTACATTTTCAAAAGGGTTGGCTGTTCACAGCATGCCGGTAGATGGAACAACTTCTGATGATGAAAGGAAGTACTCTGGGGATATATTGGATTTACCTGATCTAATAAATACACATGATCTTGCAGATGAATTTGACAACCTCTGTGTATCAGAGGAAGAGTATGATTTTCATGCGGTTTCTGGTATAGATTATAATCAATATTTTGGCGGGGGCGTAATGTACTGGAACCCTTCTGATCATCCAGGAAAAGGTTTTTCTCGACCTCCCTCTCTCAGCTCCGATGACAGTTTATGGGCCTTGCGTGAAGCTGACATGAATAGGACAGTGGATGATATGGTTGCCTTCTCATCGTCATATAGTACAAATGGTTTAACATCACCAACTGCTGCGACATTTTGTTCTCCCTTTGATCCTGTAGGGACTGGGCCCCAGACTCTTGGCTATGTAATGTCAGGTAATGAAGTACCTGGGAAAGTGTTGCATTCTTCATCAGTTACAGATGCAGCAGCCGATGACGAAAGTTCTTGTTCTTTGGGTAATAACTTACCTGGAGAAACTGAAGGGAAGGCTGGTGATTCACATCCATATCCCATTCTACGGCCAATAATTATTCCTAACTTGTCAAGGGAACGGTCCATATGTGTTGATCATAAAAGCCCTTGTGTTCCTCCTACCAGGCGAGAGCAGCCTCGCATAAAGCGGCCACCATCACCTGTAGTGCTTTGTGTACCACGTGCACCACGTCCTCCCCCACCCTCCCCTGTGAGTGACTCCAGGAAACAAAGGGGTTTTCCAACCGTTAGATCTGGGAGTTCCAGTCCAAGACACTGGGGAATGAGAGGCTGGTATCATGATGGAAGTAATTTGGAGGATGGTTGTTTAAGAATGGATGGTGCTGAAGTTGTGTGGCCGCCTTCTTGGAGAAGTAAAAACCTTGCAGTGCAACCTCTGATCCAACCTTTACCTGCTGCCTTGCTGCAGGACCGCCTGATTGCAATGTCACAGATAGCACGTGACCAGGAACAT CCGGATGTCGCCTTTCCTCTGCAACCTCCTGAGTTACGAAGCTGTTCTGCAACGAGTACATCTTTATCTTTGATGCATGCAATGCTCCATGATGAGATTGACTCTTTCTGTAAGCAG GTTGCGGCAGAAAACATGGCAAGAAGGCCTTACATTAATTGGGCTGTCAAGAGAGTTACCCGATCTCTACAAGTTCTATGGCCCAGGTCCAGGACAAACGTATTTGGTTCCAATGCCACTGGTATGGCTCTTCCAACCAGTGATGTTGACCTTGTGGTTTGTCTCCCTCCAGTGAGGAACCTG GAACCTATTAAGGAAGCTGGTATATTGGAAGGTCGTAATGGTATTAAAGAAACATGTCTTCAG CATGCAGCTAGGTATCTTGCCAATCAGGAATGGGTAAAAAATGATTCTCTGAAAACGGTGGAAAATACTGCT ATACCTATTATTATGCTTGTGGTGGAAGTACCTGAGGACGTTATCACTTCATCAGCTCCTACGTTACATTCATTAAAAGAAGAGTCACTTTGTACTACTGGTGAACATG TATCCAAATCAGTTCGCGTTGACATCAGCTTCAAGTCCTCGTCACATACAGGACTCCAAACTACAGAAATG GTTAAGGAATTGACGGAACAATTTCCTGCTGCTACTCCTCTTGCTTTGGTACTAAAACAGTTTTTGGCAGATCGGAGCCTTGACCAGTCCTACTCTGGCGGCCTAAGTTCCTACTGTTTG GTTTTGCTAATTATACGTTTTCTTCAGCATGAGCACCATCTTGGCCGGCCAATCAACCAA AATTATGGAAGTATTCTGGTGgattttctttacttttttgG gAATGTGTTTGATCCTCGACAAATGCGGATATCGGTGCAGGGAAGTGGACTTTATATTAAGAGAGAAAGAGGTTGTAG CATTGATCCAATTCACATAGATGATCCTCTTTTTCCAACAAATAATGTAGGAAGGAATTGCTTCCGAATACATCAATGTATTAAG GCATTTTCAGAAGCTTATATTGTTCTTGAAAATGAACTTGCGCTACTAAATAGTGATGGTGAGTCGTGCTCAAGGCCATCTTACAGGCTGCTACCAAAAATAATCCCAAGTCTTGATGTATCGTAG
- the LOC101499411 gene encoding uncharacterized protein isoform X4, translated as MAHRQLMDSLTSHISLYHSQSPNSNPNPNPRISILRWFSSLSIHHRLSHLTILDSNFVQILLQMLSKLQSNGHGCFIILPDLLSRDPPFLPTVCFKKSHGLLSRIAESDIAGKLIFDSARLFESQEGEEASECSCSARRLDAVTFSEELVEDVDRFMEAMDQISGGGFLRGEEADLGEDWVELNWLKSKGYYGIEAFIANRIEVSMRLAWLNSCGGKKRGVKLKEKLNVVGVAANFYWRKKGCVDWWGNLDPVTRKKVFNTIIMKSAKALTYEILKVASSASEEEVWLYSRGTGVDKLLDYNCTASAQRTTRAFCDDTEFGKIITPVSFSKKPAELARAFNSLSVLQDITLMLTSSPNSEYDIGTLFFSSLRSVSTISDCILRKLRGFLMVISLDCTKSELLEEELDKSSSGKPKEKHGVSNRKKKGRTRNTKRQNPAPKTSVSGISCENLHKDIDRLVDSKKKTDLMRPREFPNIPLGKDISTGSSSSTVKMDHTQESNVGKPRTTSRRNRKEKNKNKNKTTLVDSAVEDSHKSGTDAASITITYEGEVATCDSSFDNSTIQNVKNNDSIGNDIVTSNSSLCSSVNGLTKENSSTRKVEKENVEDLAGSCNSSGSQCCLLSNERKTLSSELDTCEVECKATTPPEPALKHDSFCRNEDTCRTRTTGAAKADVKSTVYDKPIREVNVKEFGKLKERDRCLFESRNSAFSKCSPYEWPGIPSIYFPSFNSHLPPATDRLHLDVGRNWHNHFCHPFVPTLQQARNTPIEGGCSQILPRSIPMSFDWPPVFRGGVTPSPNCNYESGFMSRRQCTFSKGLAVHSMPVDGTTSDDERKYSGDILDLPDLINTHDLADEFDNLCVSEEEYDFHAVSGIDYNQYFGGGVMYWNPSDHPGKGFSRPPSLSSDDSLWALREADMNRTVDDMVAFSSSYSTNGLTSPTAATFCSPFDPVGTGPQTLGYVMSGNEVPGKVLHSSSVTDAAADDESSCSLGNNLPGETEGKAGDSHPYPILRPIIIPNLSRERSICVDHKSPCVPPTRREQPRIKRPPSPVVLCVPRAPRPPPPSPVSDSRKQRGFPTVRSGSSSPRHWGMRGWYHDGSNLEDGCLRMDGAEVVWPPSWRSKNLAVQPLIQPLPAALLQDRLIAMSQIARDQEHPDVAFPLQPPELRSCSATSTSLSLMHAMLHDEIDSFCKQHAARYLANQEWVKNDSLKTVENTAIPIIMLVVEVPEDVITSSAPTLHSLKEESLCTTGEHGNDSHYDIIQLEDSALRKRSQTNFYAFKVSKSVRVDISFKSSSHTGLQTTEMVKELTEQFPAATPLALVLKQFLADRSLDQSYSGGLSSYCLVLLIIRFLQHEHHLGRPINQNYGSILVDFLYFFGNVFDPRQMRISVQGSGLYIKRERGCSIDPIHIDDPLFPTNNVGRNCFRIHQCIKAFSEAYIVLENELALLNSDGESCSRPSYRLLPKIIPSLDVS; from the exons ATGGCTCACCGTCAACTCATGGACTCACTCACTTCCCACATCTCTCTCTACCATTCCCAATCCCCAAAttctaaccctaaccctaaccctagaATCTCCATTCTCAGATGGTTCTCCTCTCTATCAATTCACCACCGTCTCTCTCATCTCACCATTCTTGATTCTAATTTCGTCCAGATCCTCCTCCAAATGCTCTCCAAACTCCAATCCAACGGCCACGGTTGCTTCATCATCCTCCCCGATCTTCTCTCTCGCGATCCTCCCTTCCTTCCCACTGTCTGCTTCAAGAAATCACACGGCCTCCTTTCTCGAATCGCCGAATCAGACATCGCCGGTAAGTTAATATTTGATTCGGCTCGGCTTTTTGAGTCCCAGGAAGGGGAGGAGGCGTCGGAGTGTTCTTGTTCAGCGAGACGGCTTGATGCAGTGACGTTTTCTGAGGAACTTGTGGAGGATGTTGACAGATTTATGGAGGCGATGGATCAAATCTCTGGCGGCGGGTTTCTTAGAGGGGAAGAGGCTGATCTTGGAGAGGATTGGGTGGAATTGAATTGGTTGAAATCGAAGGGGTATTATGGGATTGAGGCTTTTATTGCGAATAGGATCGAGGTTTCGATGAGGCTGGCTTGGTTGAATAGTTGTGGTGGGAAAAAGAGAGGTGTGAAATTGAAGGAGAAGTTGAATGTGGTTGGGGTTGCTGCTAATTTTTATTGGAGGAAGAAGGGTTGTGTTGATTGGTGGGGGAATTTGGATCCTGTAACAAGGAAAAAGGTGTTCAACACTATCATTATGAAATCCGCGAAAGCTTTG ACGTATGAGATTTTGAAAGTGGCAAGCAGTGCCTCTGAAGAAGAGGTTTGGCTATACAGTAGAGGCACGGGAGTGGATAAACTACTTGACTATAATTGTACTGCATCTGCTCAAAGGACCACCCGAGCATTTTGTGATGATACAGAATTTGGAAAAATTATTACACCAGTCAGCTTTAGTAAAAAGCCTGCAGAGTTAGCTAGAGCCTTTAATTCGTTATCTGTGCTTCAAGACATTACATTAATGTTAACATCAAGTCCTAATAGTGAATATGATATAGGAACTCTTTTCTTTAGTTCGTTGCGTTCTGTCTCTACAATATCTGATTGTATATTACGAAAATTGAGAGGTTTTCTGATGGTTATTTCGCTTGACTGCACTAAATCTGAGCTATTAGAGGAGGAACTTGACAAATCCTCGTCGGGTAAACCTAAAGAAAAGCATGGTGTTTCTAACCGTAAAAAGAAGGGACGGACCCGCAATACTAAAAGGCAAAATCCTGCACCAAAGACATCTGTGAGTGGTATTTCATGTGAAAATCTTCATAAG GACATTGATCGTCTAGTGGACAGTAAAAAGAAGACTGATTTAATGAGACCCAGGGAATTTCCGAACATTCCACTGGGGAAGGATATTTCTACAGGGAGCTCGTCATCAACTGTAAAAATG GATCATACTCAGGAATCAAATGTTGGCAAACCTCGAACCACTTCaagaagaaatagaaaagagaaaaataaaaataaaaataaaaccacCCTTGTTGATAGTGCAGTTGAAGATTCTCATAAGTCGGGTACAGATGCTGCCTCTATCACTATTACTTATGAAGGTGAGGTGGCAACATGCGATAGTTCTTTTGATAATTCTACCATTCAaaatgtcaaaaacaacgattCAATCGGTAATGACATCGTTACTTCAAATTCAAGCCTTTGTAGTTCTGTTAATGGACTTACTAAGGAAAACAGCTCTACCAGGAAAGTTGAAAAAGAGAATGTTGAAGATCTTGCTGGAAGTTGCAATAGTTCAGGTTCTCAGTGTTGTTTATTGTCAAATGAAAGGAAAACATTATCCTCTGAATTAGATACTTGCGAGGTAGAGTGTAAAGCTACAACACCACCTGAACCTGCATTGAAGCATGATAGTTTCTGCAGGAATGAAGATACCTGTCGTACGAGAACAACAGGTGCTGCCAAAGCTGATGTAAAGTCAACTGTTTATGACAAACCAATTAGAGAGGTTAATGTAAAAGAGTTTGGCAAGTTGAAGGAGCGAGATAGATGCCTATTTGAAAGTAGAAATTCAGCTTTCTCAAAATGCAGTCCATATGAGTGGCCTGGTATACCTTCTATCTATTTTCCATCTTTTAACTCACATCTCCCTCCTGCAACAGACAGATTGCATCTGGATGTTGGGCGCAATTGGCATAATCACTTCTGCCACCCATTTGTTCCCACATTACAGCAAGCAAGAAATACACCAATTGAAGGTGGATGCAGTCAAATTCTGCCTCGTTCAATTCCTATGAGTTTTGACTGGCCTCCAGTTTTTCGCGGTGGTGTGACTCCATCACCAAATTGTAATTATGAATCTGGTTTTATGTCTAGGCGGCAATGTACATTTTCAAAAGGGTTGGCTGTTCACAGCATGCCGGTAGATGGAACAACTTCTGATGATGAAAGGAAGTACTCTGGGGATATATTGGATTTACCTGATCTAATAAATACACATGATCTTGCAGATGAATTTGACAACCTCTGTGTATCAGAGGAAGAGTATGATTTTCATGCGGTTTCTGGTATAGATTATAATCAATATTTTGGCGGGGGCGTAATGTACTGGAACCCTTCTGATCATCCAGGAAAAGGTTTTTCTCGACCTCCCTCTCTCAGCTCCGATGACAGTTTATGGGCCTTGCGTGAAGCTGACATGAATAGGACAGTGGATGATATGGTTGCCTTCTCATCGTCATATAGTACAAATGGTTTAACATCACCAACTGCTGCGACATTTTGTTCTCCCTTTGATCCTGTAGGGACTGGGCCCCAGACTCTTGGCTATGTAATGTCAGGTAATGAAGTACCTGGGAAAGTGTTGCATTCTTCATCAGTTACAGATGCAGCAGCCGATGACGAAAGTTCTTGTTCTTTGGGTAATAACTTACCTGGAGAAACTGAAGGGAAGGCTGGTGATTCACATCCATATCCCATTCTACGGCCAATAATTATTCCTAACTTGTCAAGGGAACGGTCCATATGTGTTGATCATAAAAGCCCTTGTGTTCCTCCTACCAGGCGAGAGCAGCCTCGCATAAAGCGGCCACCATCACCTGTAGTGCTTTGTGTACCACGTGCACCACGTCCTCCCCCACCCTCCCCTGTGAGTGACTCCAGGAAACAAAGGGGTTTTCCAACCGTTAGATCTGGGAGTTCCAGTCCAAGACACTGGGGAATGAGAGGCTGGTATCATGATGGAAGTAATTTGGAGGATGGTTGTTTAAGAATGGATGGTGCTGAAGTTGTGTGGCCGCCTTCTTGGAGAAGTAAAAACCTTGCAGTGCAACCTCTGATCCAACCTTTACCTGCTGCCTTGCTGCAGGACCGCCTGATTGCAATGTCACAGATAGCACGTGACCAGGAACAT CCGGATGTCGCCTTTCCTCTGCAACCTCCTGAGTTACGAAGCTGTTCTGCAACGAGTACATCTTTATCTTTGATGCATGCAATGCTCCATGATGAGATTGACTCTTTCTGTAAGCAG CATGCAGCTAGGTATCTTGCCAATCAGGAATGGGTAAAAAATGATTCTCTGAAAACGGTGGAAAATACTGCT ATACCTATTATTATGCTTGTGGTGGAAGTACCTGAGGACGTTATCACTTCATCAGCTCCTACGTTACATTCATTAAAAGAAGAGTCACTTTGTACTACTGGTGAACATGGTAATGACAGTCATTATGATATTATCCAGTTAGAAGATTCAGCTTTGCGGAAAAGGTCTCAAACTAATTTTTATGCTTTCAAAGTATCCAAATCAGTTCGCGTTGACATCAGCTTCAAGTCCTCGTCACATACAGGACTCCAAACTACAGAAATG GTTAAGGAATTGACGGAACAATTTCCTGCTGCTACTCCTCTTGCTTTGGTACTAAAACAGTTTTTGGCAGATCGGAGCCTTGACCAGTCCTACTCTGGCGGCCTAAGTTCCTACTGTTTG GTTTTGCTAATTATACGTTTTCTTCAGCATGAGCACCATCTTGGCCGGCCAATCAACCAA AATTATGGAAGTATTCTGGTGgattttctttacttttttgG gAATGTGTTTGATCCTCGACAAATGCGGATATCGGTGCAGGGAAGTGGACTTTATATTAAGAGAGAAAGAGGTTGTAG CATTGATCCAATTCACATAGATGATCCTCTTTTTCCAACAAATAATGTAGGAAGGAATTGCTTCCGAATACATCAATGTATTAAG GCATTTTCAGAAGCTTATATTGTTCTTGAAAATGAACTTGCGCTACTAAATAGTGATGGTGAGTCGTGCTCAAGGCCATCTTACAGGCTGCTACCAAAAATAATCCCAAGTCTTGATGTATCGTAG